The window ATACGCCTTTTAAACGTTGAGCTGTCAGTTATTGAAAAGAAACGAGACGTTCTCACCGGTTTCATCACACACAGAGAACGATTCAAAAAACCTCAGCGTTTGTTCAAATCGTTTATATTGAGAAATTCTAATCATCGCTTTGTAACTGATGTTACACTTTCGTCTTCCCTGCTAGGTTGCTAACGAGCATATCAAGGAAGTGAAATGGTTCGACTCACCTCCGTAAAAGGATCCATTCTGGCACTAATGTGTTGTGGCTTATAGATTTCTAAAAGCTCAAGTACATTAAAATGTCCAAAAGGAAGCGAGCGACTCTACCGACTGACTCTACCGACTGGTCTTCTCTTACCTCTTGTACAAAACAACTCCTGTTCAAATTCGAATTTTAGCGGCGCAGCTCTTCCGAACGTCTTTCTACCAATCACAGGGACGGACACTCAATTCAAGTAGGACCAGCCAATTGAAAGGAAGAGCCTGGGAGGGGGcggtgggagagagagagagagagagagagagagagagagagacagacagacagacagacagagacagacagacagacagacagacagacagagagagagagacagacagagagagacatacagagagagagagagacagagagagagagagagaccaagcTTGCGTTGAAAGCCAGGGAAATTAAACAGAGAATGAGGAAAATATCGGTGAAAATAGTATATTTCAAAAGTGTGAGGTTAACAGGGATTACATGCAATCTTGTTACGTGGCATCAGTCTTTTTTAAACAGTACAACTAACAGAAAAAATTCACTCATACAATGAAGATGTTTGAATGTATTGCTCATTAAGTTTACACAAGTAATGCATTTGTTATTCATGAAACATCCGATGACATGCTTCACGCAGCAATACAGTTTGAGATTAACAGCGAAATAAAGACATATCTTCAGGTGAAACAAACTACACCCATCTTTGTCAAACCCTTTTCGTTGTCTTCAGAACTACCCTTGTTATTGAAACGGTAACAATTTAAATTTAAGACTTTTTCAAGACCAcaagaaatgttaaggtttaTGATCCCTACTGTACGCAAGACCAACTAAGGGTGTCGAGATCGgtagccacacaaatgaaagggACACAAACGCGAAGCTGCTTCATTTTTCCCTAACGAGCCCAGTTTGATCATTTTTGGAAAAAACTCATCATTTTCTATTTAATCCCTTCATTTTGGAGAAATCATGAAAGAACCAATGCCTTTAGAAATGGCCACTTTAAATGAGGACTAGGGCCACACACCCCTaatcctcccctcccctcccctccgtaTTTTGGTCGATGACGTCACGCGAGGACGGGCTCACTATTTCTCCATTGGAAATCATTGAACAGACATCGCCTAAATGTCTCTTTCGCTTAAATTCTGTCCCTTTCAGCGCAAGGATGGTTTTGGTTTGAGAAgagaaatggcaaaaaaaaaaaaaaacctcaattgGGAAGTGCACACAGATATAATAGCTAAcatcaacaacaagaaaaaattcaacacaaagaatagtaaaatacaaaaatgacatttcattCACATGACGTAGTTCAGACTTCTGATGTCATTCAGTCTTCCGAAGCATCGTTGGTTTGATTGGTTTCCTTATTTTTTCGCACTTCCTCCAATTTTTTGTCCTGtcaaggaaaaacaacaacaatcatcATGGAGGTACAATATCAATTGAACAAAGCATGACGCTTACTTTCTCCttgaatttttcattcattgctGCCATCATTGCTGTGCGTTTCCCTTGGTTGGCTTCCATTTTCTGATTGAGTTTCTCCTCAGCCATCTTGCTGAAATTGTTGTTCTCTTCCATAGCTTTCTGTTGCACTTCTTTTTCATGTTCACGTTTTTCTGCTAAATGCTTCAAAACCTCAGCTTCATggttctggggaaaaaaaaaagattgtatcGCAATGTTCTTCTTCAATCATTATTGCGATGGAACATTGGCCTTTACTAATAGTTAACTGCAGAGTTGATGATATGAACAGAACAATGGCCAAAAGATCTTTTGAGGGGATAAAAATCAATCCCTCGTTTTTCCTTCATAGTTGGACACTTGCTTGGCAAACAGCATACTACAACTAGACGTGAATGAGCCGCTTCTTCTACCTTGCGTCTTTCTTCGGCAGCATCCAGCTTCCTCTGAATTTCCTCCAGTGaaacatcctttttctttggaggGGCCAAGGGGAAGTCGCCTTTAGTGTCTGGGGTAGGTTCGCCAAGGATAACCTCAAAGGCTTGGCCAGAGGCCCGCTTGTCCAGCTCCTTGACCTGAATATCTATAGAGGGGTGTTCAGTCAAATCAGCAAATCAAAGTCTTCCAATACTATAACGAACATGACATATTCACCTTTGGGGGCTGCCATCTTAAAAGTACGCTGGATGATTGACCTTAAAAGGagcaaatgtagaaaggagGAAGATGGATCACCCACAGTGCTTGACTAAACAAAGCAGCCGAAATATAGCGCAACGGCGACACCCAGCGGTCGTTTGCACAGTTGCAACCAACCACCGCCCATCTCCCAAAAAACGCTCATGGCATCAGGAATCTTTCACATTGCGTACAATTTCGTTCTATTTTGAAGTCCATGCGGAAAAGCAAATATTCCAAATGCAAATCTTGTGTGGATAAATGATGGATGCTAACATTTTGCTTCCATCGATGGGAGTCGGAGGCAAAAGACAACACGTACTAGATTACACAATAATTGCGCACTTGAGAAAGCAATAGTCTTCTCGGGGAAAGCGGGCGGTAGGGTTTCCATCACGTAGTTGATTTCAGGGCGTTTCTTGGAATGAAAATATCTTTCTTGCCGAGTTGCGTTTGAACAATATATAattctcccccccaaaaaataacatgcgcgcgcgtacacacacacatatatatatccCATACGCAGACTCGTCGCGAAGAGCAAACATCAATTTGTTCTCGTGACCTCATTACAAAAGTGTCAGGCTTGACGGTTAATGTTGTGTCAATGAACCCATTGAAATACGTCAATGGGTGTTCTTTTCTTCCCCCTCACTCGATCGGTAACGGGCATGACAATCACTATCAAACAAAGACGCCTTGacggcagcagcggcagcagcagcggcagcagcagcatcagcagcagcagcatcagcatcagcaacagcatcatcatcatcagcagcagcagcatcaaacAAAGACGGACTCACAACAATTGAGAGGATAAACAAGTCGTTTGCGTTCTCGTGACAAAGTGAACGGAACAACGTCACCATTAATTCCGACATTGATAAATGCAGTTTGAATGTGCCCAAATTGGTGCCAAAGACACCGCCCTGGCCTGCACGAACCTGCAATAACCTCGGTTGGCATTTTAGAAGTGAGCAATATGCACGCTACATATTGCTCACTTAAAACGCTGGCTGGGATACACGACAGACAATCGATTCACAACACAAGAACAAAATCGAATATTGCTCTTAGCAGCGCAAATCAAAGTCATTTAGGCACCATATGTCATGATCAATCCAGATTGACGCAAGATACTTACTAATGTGTCCCGCACGcaaacaaatattgtttttgcacgctcgcacgcacgctTCTTGTCCACAAATCGCACCGGGTGTGCCAGTGTGATGGTACTGGCGGCGCGCACATAAATAGGCAACGTCACAGCCGATGTCGTCATAGGCTGCGCAGCCATTGGTTGACTGAAAAAGTCCATTTCAACGGGATTCAAATGTGCTCAAGTAACATTCGCCgagcttcttctcctcctcacgCAACTCCTGattgtaaaaacaaatgaaTCTTGTTCACTTCACAATGGTCAACCAAACATGACAGTATTGTTATGAGTATTCATAAGGGAATATTGGACAACCCTTAATGAATGATGTCCAATTGTTCTCATTTGATCACTTTTTGCACGTTTGACTGCACCCCAATGACAGTAGCTGCAACGGAACAGAAATATTTGGGACTCAATATATACTACATCCATGACGCATGGCGTCGTCACAAggtgggctggctggctggctggctggctggatggatggctggctggctggctggctggctggctggatggctggctggctggctggctggctggctggctggcgagtGCTGAGAGAAAGAAGCAAGCATGCAACAACACCTGAAGGAAATACAGTCGAGTCAAATGCTTTTGTACGAGCAATTTATTCCTTCCGTTTTTCTGTGACGACAAGGTGTTTACTTGGCCTGAACTTGGTTCCCTTGCACAATATTTTCTCTTCCGACCACAAGCCGTACACCGGGCCCACGTCCACGGGCATCCAACTCCAGGCTCTGAGTCCCTTGTTTGTGTGTCCCCTGCGCAACGGTGACCTCCATCCTCTGCTGAACGATACCGGCGCTCTCACCCGGACCCgactcggcggcggcgggcacCGGCAGCCCCGCGACTTCCCCTTCCTCTACTGACCGTGGGTCCACGCGGACAAGGGCGTGTTCTCGGTCGTGCCGCAGCAAGAAGGTGCCGTCCGGCACCTGCGCCGCCTCCACGGGCACTGCTTCTGCACCCAGCGCTCGCTGGCTAAGGTGGAGCAGCTCCACGGGTTTGACCACCGTACTCAACGGGCAGGACTCCTGCGCGGGACTAGAATCCACCAGCGTGAGGTCGGAAGAGGCGTGCAAGGTAACGCCGTCGGCTTTTCCGTCTCCGGTCAGCACGTATCGTGTGAAAAGTTGCGAGCCGGCGGGGAGCAGAGTGACAATGTTGGACGACTGGGCCAAGGAGGCGATGGGTAGGTCTGCCAGAGCCAACGGCTGAGCCAAGGAGATGGGCGACAGAATGGTGACCTGCGCAGGCTGACGGTTGACGCCGGTAAGGGGCCTGTGCAAACGAAGCCGCTTTGTCTGGCGCTTGATGCTACTTTTGGCGGCAGGGTGCGGCGGGCATGACGGCAGAGCTTGATTCCGTTGCTGCTTTCGCTGTTCCGCCAACTGCGACTCCAGGTCTGCGCGCAGCAAAACGCATCCGTTGCTCGTCCACGTGTTTGTTTTGCACACGGAATATGTAGGCGTTTTGTCGGAACTCACCGCAAAGGATTCGAAGAATTTGCGCCTGGCTGGGATGGGTCTGCTGCCGCCTCTTGGCCAGCATCTTCTTGACAGAGTTGAGCAGTCCAAACACCTGGCCGAGGTTACTCAGCGCTGCAACCTCTAGCAGGGAGGGAGGAATTGTCATCAGAGAGAGAAAGGAGCGTGGCTTTTGCAAACACCATtctccgagcgagcgagcgtcgtTTGCTGGGACGTCCGTACCTGTGTTCTGCAAGACCACCGACTCCTTGAGCAGCTGCAAGTTGTTCAGCAGATCCAACAGCTCAGTACTGATTTTGCTTACCACTTCACCCAGCAAACCCACATCAGCAATTCCCTTCCAGAAGTTGAGCGTGTCTTCTACACACGAGCAGACAGACCGCAGTGCATTTGGGCTCTTTGAAAGGCGGGCGTCCTAAACAGAAGACCGCCGGTACCTGAGATTTCCCCAGAGTCgtggcggtggtggcggcggtgggGCGATTCCGCCGACTTTGAGACGCAGTCCCTGGTTTCGGCCGCTCCCTCCGTCATATTGTCTCCTACTATCTTGCCGTTGGCAGAGGAGGACTCCTGCGCTGAAAGAGCAACGCAAGCCGGCCCGTTCCAAAGCCCGTGTACAGCCAAAAGAGCGATGGTAAGATTGGTTCTCACCTTGAGAGGATGTAGAGGAGAGTCCAGTGCTGTCAGGTGGGAAGCGCGTGTTGTTGATCAACAAGTCAAACTTGGTGCTACGGCAAGTGTTTGTACACAACGTCGTGTGTTGATAGAAGTCAAGTTGGCCCGAATCCATAATCTTTCTGGAGAGAAGCAAGAAAAGGAATGAAGCTACTCATCAATGGTGAGCTAAAGGAAGAAGGGTGTGCATCAAGCAAGCGGACCGCAAGCACATTGCTTTGGAATAATCCGTCTCTTTTCTTCCGCTGATCTGGAGTTAGGTGGGCCGGGAGGGGGCGGCAGACGTACGCGTACGTCGTGCGTCAAGACTCGACAATAACAGCCCACCTGAGCATGACTCCACCCATCCGGATTGCTCGTTTCCAGTCTTTCAGAGTGGCTTTCCCGGAAATGTGGACAAACTGCTTTGGACTGATGAGCTGATCGTCAAACTGGGGAAGAGAGTGGTGGCAAGGTAGAAGTGGATtagaacaaaacacacacacccatcCACGACCCccttgttgttattattaaacaCACTTTGGTGTTGCTGCAACTTGGTACCCGGCGCCGCACTTTGAAATGAAATCCGACTGACCTTCACACATTTGACATTGATTCCTGGGCACACGAACTTCTTCACTAGTAACATTGCTTTACTGTCACCGCACGTTATAGGGCAGCAAATTTCAACGTCACCTTCCTCAGTCTCTTCTACAAGGAGGAAAAGACGCACGTGAAGCAAGACGGCAATAAGCGAGAGAGAGTGTTTTGCATGGTTGTGATCCTCTTACCCGGATGGCCTTCATCCGTCATAACGGACACAGCAGTTTCATCGCATTCTTCTCTGCAATGAAAGCACTTTGGGTTAATAATGAATTGTGGCTTTTGAACAGACCCGCCCCAGATCAATGACAGTACTATTAAGAAGAATAAATATGGACATTCCAAAAGATCCGTTTGCGACACGTCCGGCGGCGGCCATTGTTAAGGAGAAGGTCGACCCCTCGATGTTGTCGACAGGACTGCGGTCCCTCCCCGCGGATCTAAATCCAGCTCTTGCCAACTACAAATTTGGGAGTGGCAAGTGTGATTGTGTCATGGTCAGTCAAGTTGAGTTACCTACTCACCCTGCACTTATGGACTGGAGCTGAAGGATGACCTGGCTTTTATCGACAACATACTCTGTGTTAGTGTCACCATCAGTCTTCACCACGAGTACCTCCCCACTGGACATAGTTACATCTTGCGTAGCTGCCATCACGCTCTCTTCTCTTTTGTCACTTTTCCAACCATTCCATGTTGCTAGAACAGACAGATGGATTGTAAATATGAGCGATCTTGCGAGCATTCTCTTGGAAATGGCGAACTGGACTGCATGTATGTAGCGGCCATCCAATAACAATACATAACGGCGCAGATGTCGTACGTTTTCTGGATTGATAAAGGAGAACCTTCGGGAGCTATCACATTGCACGA of the Syngnathus typhle isolate RoL2023-S1 ecotype Sweden linkage group LG20, RoL_Styp_1.0, whole genome shotgun sequence genome contains:
- the LOC133144330 gene encoding stathmin-like yields the protein MAAPKDIQVKELDKRASGQAFEVILGEPTPDTKGDFPLAPPKKKDVSLEEIQRKLDAAEERRKNHEAEVLKHLAEKREHEKEVQQKAMEENNNFSKMAEEKLNQKMEANQGKRTAMMAAMNEKFKEKDKKLEEVRKNKETNQTNDASED
- the LOC133144326 gene encoding glucocorticoid modulatory element-binding protein 1-like isoform X1; the protein is MSLLRRRPAAPRRAAVVCYAWFRTSRRHFTGERSVKMHVRFVATWNGWKSDKREESVMAATQDVTMSSGEVLVVKTDGDTNTEYVVDKSQVILQLQSISAGEECDETAVSVMTDEGHPEETEEGDVEICCPITCGDSKAMLLVKKFVCPGINVKCVKFDDQLISPKQFVHISGKATLKDWKRAIRMGGVMLRKIMDSGQLDFYQHTTLCTNTCRSTKFDLLINNTRFPPDSTGLSSTSSQAQESSSANGKIVGDNMTEGAAETRDCVSKSAESPHRRHHRHDSGEISEDTLNFWKGIADVGLLGEVVSKISTELLDLLNNLQLLKESVVLQNTEVAALSNLGQVFGLLNSVKKMLAKRRQQTHPSQAQILRILCDLESQLAEQRKQQRNQALPSCPPHPAAKSSIKRQTKRLRLHRPLTGVNRQPAQVTILSPISLAQPLALADLPIASLAQSSNIVTLLPAGSQLFTRYVLTGDGKADGVTLHASSDLTLVDSSPAQESCPLSTVVKPVELLHLSQRALGAEAVPVEAAQVPDGTFLLRHDREHALVRVDPRSVEEGEVAGLPVPAAAESGPGESAGIVQQRMEVTVAQGTHKQGTQSLELDARGRGPGVRLVVGRENIVQGNQVQAK
- the LOC133144326 gene encoding glucocorticoid modulatory element-binding protein 1-like isoform X5 encodes the protein MKAIRKRLRKFDDQLISPKQFVHISGKATLKDWKRAIRMGGVMLRKIMDSGQLDFYQHTTLCTNTCRSTKFDLLINNTRFPPDSTGLSSTSSQAQESSSANGKIVGDNMTEGAAETRDCVSKSAESPHRRHHRHDSGEISEDTLNFWKGIADVGLLGEVVSKISTELLDLLNNLQLLKESVVLQNTEVAALSNLGQVFGLLNSVKKMLAKRRQQTHPSQAQILRILCDLESQLAEQRKQQRNQALPSCPPHPAAKSSIKRQTKRLRLHRPLTGVNRQPAQVTILSPISLAQPLALADLPIASLAQSSNIVTLLPAGSQLFTRYVLTGDGKADGVTLHASSDLTLVDSSPAQESCPLSTVVKPVELLHLSQRALGAEAVPVEAAQVPDGTFLLRHDREHALVRVDPRSVEEGEVAGLPVPAAAESGPGESAGIVQQRMEVTVAQGTHKQGTQSLELDARGRGPGVRLVVGRENIVQGNQVQAK
- the LOC133144326 gene encoding glucocorticoid modulatory element-binding protein 1-like isoform X3; this translates as MAATQDVTMSSGEVLVVKTDGDTNTEYVVDKSQVILQLQSISAGEECDETAVSVMTDEGHPEETEEGDVEICCPITCGDSKAMLLVKKFVCPGINVKCVKFDDQLISPKQFVHISGKATLKDWKRAIRMGGVMLRKIMDSGQLDFYQHTTLCTNTCRSTKFDLLINNTRFPPDSTGLSSTSSQAQESSSANGKIVGDNMTEGAAETRDCVSKSAESPHRRHHRHDSGEISEDTLNFWKGIADVGLLGEVVSKISTELLDLLNNLQLLKESVVLQNTEVAALSNLGQVFGLLNSVKKMLAKRRQQTHPSQAQILRILCDLESQLAEQRKQQRNQALPSCPPHPAAKSSIKRQTKRLRLHRPLTGVNRQPAQVTILSPISLAQPLALADLPIASLAQSSNIVTLLPAGSQLFTRYVLTGDGKADGVTLHASSDLTLVDSSPAQESCPLSTVVKPVELLHLSQRALGAEAVPVEAAQVPDGTFLLRHDREHALVRVDPRSVEEGEVAGLPVPAAAESGPGESAGIVQQRMEVTVAQGTHKQGTQSLELDARGRGPGVRLVVGRENIVQGNQVQAK
- the LOC133144326 gene encoding glucocorticoid modulatory element-binding protein 1-like isoform X2, which gives rise to MKTTWNGWKSDKREESVMAATQDVTMSSGEVLVVKTDGDTNTEYVVDKSQVILQLQSISAGEECDETAVSVMTDEGHPEETEEGDVEICCPITCGDSKAMLLVKKFVCPGINVKCVKFDDQLISPKQFVHISGKATLKDWKRAIRMGGVMLRKIMDSGQLDFYQHTTLCTNTCRSTKFDLLINNTRFPPDSTGLSSTSSQAQESSSANGKIVGDNMTEGAAETRDCVSKSAESPHRRHHRHDSGEISEDTLNFWKGIADVGLLGEVVSKISTELLDLLNNLQLLKESVVLQNTEVAALSNLGQVFGLLNSVKKMLAKRRQQTHPSQAQILRILCDLESQLAEQRKQQRNQALPSCPPHPAAKSSIKRQTKRLRLHRPLTGVNRQPAQVTILSPISLAQPLALADLPIASLAQSSNIVTLLPAGSQLFTRYVLTGDGKADGVTLHASSDLTLVDSSPAQESCPLSTVVKPVELLHLSQRALGAEAVPVEAAQVPDGTFLLRHDREHALVRVDPRSVEEGEVAGLPVPAAAESGPGESAGIVQQRMEVTVAQGTHKQGTQSLELDARGRGPGVRLVVGRENIVQGNQVQAK
- the LOC133144326 gene encoding glucocorticoid modulatory element-binding protein 1-like isoform X4 — encoded protein: MTDEGHPEETEEGDVEICCPITCGDSKAMLLVKKFVCPGINVKCVKFDDQLISPKQFVHISGKATLKDWKRAIRMGGVMLRKIMDSGQLDFYQHTTLCTNTCRSTKFDLLINNTRFPPDSTGLSSTSSQAQESSSANGKIVGDNMTEGAAETRDCVSKSAESPHRRHHRHDSGEISEDTLNFWKGIADVGLLGEVVSKISTELLDLLNNLQLLKESVVLQNTEVAALSNLGQVFGLLNSVKKMLAKRRQQTHPSQAQILRILCDLESQLAEQRKQQRNQALPSCPPHPAAKSSIKRQTKRLRLHRPLTGVNRQPAQVTILSPISLAQPLALADLPIASLAQSSNIVTLLPAGSQLFTRYVLTGDGKADGVTLHASSDLTLVDSSPAQESCPLSTVVKPVELLHLSQRALGAEAVPVEAAQVPDGTFLLRHDREHALVRVDPRSVEEGEVAGLPVPAAAESGPGESAGIVQQRMEVTVAQGTHKQGTQSLELDARGRGPGVRLVVGRENIVQGNQVQAK